In Camelina sativa cultivar DH55 chromosome 17, Cs, whole genome shotgun sequence, the genomic stretch AGGAGTGACATTTTAAAGGGTTATATAAAGGTAAAACGAGAAGAGAGATGATAGTAAGTACACACGCCAAACTTAACCTAAATCTCAGAGCCCAGAGTGACCCGGAGTCAAGTACCAGCATACATATACATACCATCTTTAGAATAACATCAACTGCTCCTTTTCCATCACCAAGAGCTCCATCTATCTCATCAATCACCTACATAAATGATTGTCAGTCTCTTCCACTCCAAAAGACATTGAATAATACTTTCAAACATGATGAAAAGAGGTAAATGAACAAAGAGTAGGTAAGCATACCAAACATTTAGGTCTAGAATCAGCTGAAACAGAGTTCATCTGAACTACATCAAGAATTCTCGTTTCAATGGCTGATGCTGATCGCTCGTCACTAGCATTGATCTGCAAAACAACACAAGTTGGATTAACCTAAAAACAAGAATAGAAGAATAAGAAACCTGCACATACAGAAGCATTGGTAACATGGAAATTAATCAATGTCATACATGCAAAACCATAAGCAGAATTAAACTCCAAGATACGCCCCGCTTATTCTAATGGTCGAGAATTTAACTAGAGAAATAATGAATTCAGATTTCAACAAGAATACCTCAACAACGCGATATCCACAATGCTTAGCTGCAATGTGAGCAAGCGTAGTTTTTCCAAGTCCTGGGGCACCACAAAGCAGAAGAATCTACAGAAACAGTGAAATTACACTTTTACTACCGGTGCATACTGAAGCTTATAATACAAGACAACCACAAGCAGCTTATATAACAATAAACTTGGAGTCTATATCAGTCTATCGCTCACCTTTTGCTCTGGGGGACCAGTAAGTTTTAACTTCTTGTTACTGCGCAAGTCTATATTATCTGTTGTGTTGCTATTGCTCACGTCTGCATTTTTCGGATATCCAACACTTTCCTTATTCCATCTATTGAACTGTTTTTTCCTTGTAAAAGATGAATCCGACTTTTTATGATGACTTGGTGTAGAATGTCGTTTCAGAGCTGACAATACTTCCTCTGTCGTGCTCCTAATTTCAGATCCAAAAACAGAAGCATCCCACTGCTTAAGCCATAAGAGGACCtacaaataaaatcaataatggTCAACCACAAGAACCGATAAGACGCCATCTAAAATCCCTGAATCTTAATTCATCTAATTGACCAGAATCATCACCAAGAAACGAAAAATACCTCTCGATTGGTCTGCTCATCACTGAGAAGCTCAGTAAATGAGCAAGGAGAATATTTTTCCACCCAGAGTTTCTCATGCATTACAGATGTTTCTGCAGAAATGGTTTCATTCTGATCTTCGGAACTAGTTTGCAAGGCCTTGTAAAATGCCTCCTTCTCTGATTGCTGCAAAAGAACACTGATTGAATCTTTAATAAGACCTGCAAAACAGTAATGAATGATACAAGTTACCTACCGAGAAAATTAGAGATATTGTCAGAAGATTGTATGCTACTTCAAGAATTGAATTTTTTCCCGGAAACCTTGTCCACAGTGAATTAGTAGCATGCATAAGCTAAACTGATCTTAAAATTATGAAAGAAATGCCAGAAAAGAGTATTCCAAGCAAGAAATAGATAGTTTACAGATCTAATACAGCAATTCTGATAGCTTAAAATGAAAACTTGGTACCATTAGACTTGGCTTTCACATCcaacttcttcacttcttcGTCTCCCAAAGCCCGGCAGAATTTGGCATAAACCCTCTCTCCTCCGTCAGGTGCTGTGATCGGAAAGCACTCCCCGTCTATCTCAGAAGCGTATCTGCAAATTCCAATAACAAGATTActaaaaacgaaatcaaaatttCCGACCTCGGTATGTCTCGTGAACAGTAGAGTAACCTGGACAAAATAGTCTCCTTGGGaatgacctcttcttcttcttcctcctccataACGTGAACGACTTCCTTAACCGGCGAGAACCGTAACCAATCCTCGTCTTCAATTTCAACCCGGTTATTATCAATTTTGCTTCTCTTGTCAGAAGCTGGAGAGACTTCGTCGAGATTTACAATCGGATCGGAGATTAGACTCCTGGGTCGTTTACCACCGTTGATATCAATGGGTTCCGATTGACGGACATGAGGCTCTTTCTGCGCGAcgcgttcttcttctttttcttcatcgcCGTCAATTGGGTAAGGATACGGCGGCTCCTCGAAGTTTAGGTagtcatcgtcttcttcttcatagtaATTAGAGTTGGCTTCGAGTAGCTCAAGCTCCTCCGGCAATGGGATATCGAATTCCATTCTCTGGTTCGATCGGAATTTTGTTGGGAGTGGTGATCGAAAATCGGAATCTGGTGTGAGGTTGAGCGGGAACAAGTGACAGTTTTAGCGGGAAAGCGGTGGCAGCAGGATCTCAAATTAGGTTTTCGGCCCATTAAATACTCGGCCCGTTTCTCTATAATAGCCCATATATCATGTTGTATTGTACCCTACATGTATAGTTGTGATATGGAATTTTTGCCAAATATgccatattttaaaaaaaagttttggggaATGCCACATTTGTCTCATCTTTCTGAAAATGCCACATTTTTACTGTTCACATGTGATTAAAAGACGAAAAAACCCTTTTATGAAAGAGTGATTTTCATGGACGAGATCTGATGGACAAATTATTAGAGTAAGTCATAGACTTGTCCACGAATTTCATTTTTCTAACTTGTCTACAAGAATTATATTAACGAAGTTGTCCACGAGTTCAAATTagttatctatattattaaagatAAGTTGTCTACGAAAGATAATTAAACAGAAAAATGTAAAGTTATCGAGATAGTGGACCAAAAAAGGATGATGGACCAAAAGAAGATGGTGGACCAAAAGAAGATGTCGAGGAAGATGAACCAAAAGAGGATGGTGGACCAAAAGAAGATGTTGAGGATGATGAACTAAAAGAGAATGATAGACCAAAAGAGGATGATGTGGATGAGGGTGGACCAAAATATGACGTGGAGGATTGGGTTTCTCGCCGGCATCTTTCTCCATATAATCTTGTCCATCATCAACATATTGTCCATCATTCACATTTTGtccatcatccacatcttgtccatcatccgcATATTGTCTATCATCCGCATCTTGTTGATCATCggcatcttgtccatcatcctcATTTTGTCTATCATccgcatcttgtccatcattcacatcttgtccatcatccgcatcttgtccatcatccatatcttgtccatcatctatatcttgtccatcatccgtATTTTGTCTATCAACAGCATAGTGTTTATCAGGGGTATTTATGTCTTTTTAAGTAGATTGTGAcattgtggaaaagaaaaagaaaaagtggcATTTTGACTAAAGTTTTTTACTATTCATggcatttttattaattaactcaATTAAGAATACCTTCTCCGTTGAACGAGAAAAGTACCGGACTAGTTACAGgtcaacgtatatatatatataaggtataTTTTCATAACACGACGACATTTGACAGCGTATATTTTCGATACATGTCCTCACTtaacaattattaaatttttttaatttattttcttcaaaaatacatacattactttttatattcactaaatttaCATGATATTGATGtactataaaaaatatattgacatttatgcaatgtccttttagtaattatatatatatatatcattaatcaatattttatataattaacataacatNATTTTGTCTATCAACAGCATAGTGTTTATCAGGAGTATTTATGTCTTTTTAAGTAGATGTTGTGGcattgtggaaaagaaaaagtggCATTTTGACTAAAGTTTTTTACTGTTCATggcatttttattaattaactctTGTGATATTTGGTTGTTTCTTAATTTGGCTAATGAATCAGTGAATCACAGTTGctaagggggtgtattcaaaccatgattttggagaatttgatgggatttagaaaatttagaattttgatagattttagggaagttcatatgattttctgtaaaattctttcaaataccacctaaaaccatgagatttgtgtttctgtatttttaactaaacaaatcctccagaatcctaaaagttattaaaatactaatccacaaaactgttttgaataacagtggattttaaagtagatttttaaatcatcagttcaataacaagagattttaatggattttaaagtagatttttaaatcatcagttcaataacagtggattttaatagactttttaaaatccatgattaaataacatagaatttgtaaatttcacacaaatcacttaaaatgtcaagttgaatacacccctaaGACAACAGCCTTCAAGTTCAAGATCTACTCGGGCGTTTACGATTTTGTACAAACAACCTCGGAGGTGGTAAAAAAGGTACGATTTAAAGTATAAATATACTGCCATATCTCTACTAACGATATATAGGCAGTGCACtctcatatatatttgaagttaCCACCTCACAAGTCACATCACGTCGTGCTATCGTCAATATTATCACAATTATCAATATCAGTTCATTATTATCATCACCATAAGCAAGTTCATTATTATCATCACCATAAGCAATCTTCAgtcaacaaaatcatttaatACTTTCCGATCTCTTGTCAAATACTGACTGGTTCGCAAGGGATCAATGTCATCAGATGCAAGCAATATAGCAAATGAGTAGCATACATATATGTCTATCTATACAAAACCAATTCAAGCAGAAACATTAGAATGAGGATCGAACAATAAAAGAGAAGGCCAGTACGATGTACCGAGTGAGAAAGATCTCAGAAGGTTTTGAATATTATGGGCTTAACACTTAAAGCCATGGCAAACTGAGAGCACGATGATGAGAATCAGGGCGACAATGATGGCAAGAACTATCAGTTTTATCTTCATGTTCTGAAGCCACATCTTTCTTCTCATCTGCGTTCCCGTTGTTCTGAAATCTTGTGCCTGTAGCAATTGGGAGTTTAATTAAACACAAGATATGATAAAAGGATGAACCAGTTATGAACTCAAAGGAAGTATGATATGCATGTTCAACTTTCTGTGTGAGTGTGTAGTCATATATATACGTATGAAGGAGATAAGTGCATCAGAGTCTAACCTGTGAGCGAAGATTTTCGGTTTTGTCAACCAAAAGCTCAATTTTCTCGCCACGGTCAAGAACCTGCAAATGAATAAGTTCGATTGGTAAACTGGTCTTTTTATTCAAGTGGTGATGCATTgaataataatcaaacaaaGAGATTTCAGTAACTTAGTATTACTAGAATGGCCTCTTTCAGATGGGATCatagatataaaaatatacattgacGAAGGAAAGGATCAGATTCAAACCTTCTCGATGTTTTCCATCATTACACCCTTAACTTCAGACACTTGGGCCTTCACCTTAGCAAGCTTGCTAATCTCATCAGGATGATCCATGCAATACTGCATATGCTCTTTCAGTTTAGAGCTTCAGAGTAACCATAAGGAATCAGTCCACGAATACGGAATAGAAAAAATCGTTGACATAAACAGAATAGATTAGAGAAGAGAAAGTACCCAAACTCCTTATTCAAGCTGTTAGCTTGAGCAGTTGCCGCCTTACCACCACCATATCTCTTGTTAAAATCCTCTTTTACTCTTTCCAAGAAGGCCATCGGAATCTGCCTCCCAGCAGAATCAACCGCAACAACACAATAGGCtacacaagaaaaaacaaaatcaatctcaTACAGCAGAAGACATCGAAAATAAAGCAATAAAGCCCCATGACCTAAGAAACAACAAGCAAATAAGTTATGCAAATCAAGTAAAACCCCTATCACAGATCAATGTTGGTGCTCCTCCACATAGTATCAGCCTAAGTTACTACGGATTCTCACAAAAGCTGAGTTAAAAAGTATACGCAATGCTCTACAGAGATCTATACAATGAAtagaaatcaaaccctaaaaagcGTTTGTTCAGGGGGTTTCTGAGAGAAATCAGATACACAAATCCACACGAATCTAGATAGAAACCGAATAAACCTAGATAGAAATCGAGGCAAGCATTGGAGTGGTGTAacgattaaaagaagaagacatcgaAACCTagaaagatcaaaaacaaaaaaaggtgacTTACTGAAACCATCTTCGACAAGGTAGTTGAAGGTGTGACCGTCGCAGTTGTAGGTGAACTTGTTGTTGGAAGAAGGAAGCTTCTGGAGGCACTGAGCAGCGATCGAGGTGAAATTACCTTTGAAATCAGTGAACTCGACGAGGATCACCATGCCGCGAGCAACGAAACTGTAGATCAGAGATTGTTGCGCCATTATTTTCTTTCCCTAAATCTCCGATCCAATCGACCGTCCGATCagagaatcttttttttataggcGGTcgcgaaaaaagaaaaaaaaaaaaaaactacagatCTAGAAGACTAGCAAACAACAAAACGCGGACTAAAGTGGACACGGGGAGAAGTAAAGGAGCTAAGGGTAATGTTGTCATTTAACGTAATCAGATTTGGGTTcaaataaataatgtataaaacCTAGAAATTTAAGGACTAAAAAGCAATTTCGGAACCTGTGAGAGATCAAATCAAATCTCGAGAAATAGATGGACCCACCGGATCGAGCCAAAAAGCTCGTGGAGTCTGCGGATGGCAAATTATTACCAATTTTAGGACATGTTTCAGGTCCCATGGTCGAAGAGAAACACAGAGCCtgtctctgtcttcttcttcaaaatatCTCCTTTTTTCGTTTCCAAATTCATCATATTGATCCCAGTCAGTCTTAGCTCAGTTacagatttaaaataaaatgtttataatttaaCAGAGAAACGAATTGATTATAACTCGTAGTAGATTGAGATATAATAAGGGTAAAAGCATAAACTAAGTTTTCTTAATTCTTACAATCAAAGCTAACACCTATTAGCCATATACTAACAAGAAATTTCACATTCTTTTAGAAAAGAATAGTGGTTTTGGTTTCTTGCTAAGGGAAACAAACGGCCATAACAAGGAAAtaagcttctttcttttgtttgttgtaatGGCTTCAAATTTGTGTGGACCGGACGGAGCTCATAAAGTCATTAATATCTTGTTAcaccaacaaaatttataacttttatctACCATTATCTCTTGTCATCGATAACGTATAATTGCTCTGCATTATTTAGAACCGgctaatttattttgttaacgtGTTCCTAAATATTTGATCAACAATCAAACTCAACatccaaataattaaaaagaaaaactttagtAGTTAGGTTGTGGTTAGAACTTGGTGAATTGGAATGCAAGTAAAGGTTATGTTGTTGCAACATTATCTTATTGATCATTCTTTAAGTAACCTCACTACTTTCATAAATATTAGTATTAACTTGCAACCgaaaaaaagaacaagtcaaactttgagaaaaaattaACAACTAAAACAAACCCTTATACTACTCTGTGGTATTGCAATTTTCTTAATTCGTTTCcactatatatttttctcttagAAGTTCATcgaatcatttatatatatatatatatatatatccactgTAGATATgagatgtattttttttttttttttgtgaattaagTAGTAAACATTTGAATTGAAATCGATCCACCGTGgcgtaaaaagtaaaaagactACAACAATTAATACGCGACTATATCGAAgatgaatttattttgttagttacctttttaatatttaaaattcgaaATTTGAACGTtaggaaaaaggaaaaggaaaaattaaagTCAAGTGTTTGTCGCGCAAATCGAGCGTTCtcatacaataataataattttgttatctcttcttctccgatctctGCGTCCTGCTCTCTCTATCGCTACCACCCCTCGTTcccttttgattttttcttttttcttttacatcgTTTACTAATCTCTCTGATCCGGTTTGTGGTGTTGTTTAATtagtgtttctttttctttctctttgttatcAAACTTAAGAAAGAATGGGACAACAATCTCTGATCTACAGCTTCGTCGCTCGTGGTACGGTGATCCTCGTCGAATACACCGAGTTCAAAGGTAATTTCACCTCTGTAGCCGCTCAGTGCCTCCAGAAGCTTCCGTCCTCGAACAATAAGTTTACCTACAACTGCGACGGTCACACTTTCAATTACCTCGCTGAAAATGGCTTCAGTATGTCTCTCCCTCCCTATCTCAAAACACGTTCTCATGTTTATTTTTGCCTcgattcgtttttgttttttcttattttcgaTCTACATGTTCTACATCAATGCATCTTTGGTTGCACTCGTTTCTTGCGGAACTGTTTACGTATGTGAATCTTTGGTTATTTTTTCATGCATGTCTTTGTTGGATGTAATCTTTGATCATTTGATATTATGTTTGGAAGCCTTTTTGATACTCTGTTTTTGGGAATCAAATGCACCACGTTTATATATGCATCAGATGGGGATGTGATGTAATAAGAGatctttcattctctctttttggtATGCAGCctattgtgttgttgttgtggaatCTGCTGGGAGGCAGATACCAATGGCTTTCTTGGAGCGAGTCAAGGAGGATTTTAGCAAGAGATATGGTGGTGGCAAAGCTTCCACTGCTAAAGCCAACAGCTTGAACAGAGAATTCGGGTactttttttgagtttttacatTAATAAATATCACCATAACTATACTCCAACTGCATCTTTTGTGGTTGTGTGTTTTAAACTGGTTTTGTTGTAATTCAGGTCTAAATTGAAGGAGCACATGCAGTACTGTGCGGATCATCCTGAGGAGATTAGCAAACTGTCCAAGGTTAAGGCTCAAGTGACTGAAGTGAAGGGTGTTATGATGGAGAACATTGAGAAGGTTAGAATCAATTGATCCCATGTCTTCTTTGGAAACTCATCACACGTAAGCTGAATGTGTTGTGTCTGCAATTCATTCTCATGACAGGTCCTTGACCGTGGTGAGAAAATCGAGCTATTAGTTGACAAAACTGAGAACCTTCGCTCACAGGTTAGTAACCACATCTCTAATACGGCATAAACACTACATATAGACATCTTATCAAGTGGTAACatgctcttctttttttttctgaatatttTACAAAAGGCACAAGATTTTAGAACACAAGGaacaaagatgaaaagaaagttGTGGTTTGAAAACATGAAGATAAAGCTCGTAGTCTTTGGCATCGTCGTTGCTTTGATTCTCATCATCATTTTGTCGGTTTGCCATGGCTTCAAGTGTTAAACTCGATCCAGATGGATATATCAGACCAACATTGCTACTAATCTGATTAGAGATCCTCCCAGTATAGTTTATCCCTTTTTCTCGTTTTCTTCTGTATTTTCCTACTTTTAGGCATAACAATGTGACTCGGTACCAAGAATGATCCTTAGGAAACCAACTGTTTTTAAGCATTTCTTTG encodes the following:
- the LOC104754617 gene encoding vesicle-associated membrane protein 721-like yields the protein MAQQSLIYSFVARGMVILVEFTDFKGNFTSIAAQCLQKLPSSNNKFTYNCDGHTFNYLVEDGFTYCVVAVDSAGRQIPMAFLERVKEDFNKRYGGGKAATAQANSLNKEFGSKLKEHMQYCMDHPDEISKLAKVKAQVSEVKGVMMENIEKVLDRGEKIELLVDKTENLRSQAQDFRTTGTQMRRKMWLQNMKIKLIVLAIIVALILIIVLSVCHGFKC
- the LOC104754618 gene encoding putative vesicle-associated membrane protein 726; translated protein: MGQQSLIYSFVARGTVILVEYTEFKGNFTSVAAQCLQKLPSSNNKFTYNCDGHTFNYLAENGFTYCVVVVESAGRQIPMAFLERVKEDFSKRYGGGKASTAKANSLNREFGSKLKEHMQYCADHPEEISKLSKVKAQVTEVKGVMMENIEKVLDRGEKIELLVDKTENLRSQAQDFRTQGTKMKRKLWFENMKIKLVVFGIVVALILIIILSVCHGFKC